TCCATCCGCTGTTCCGCATCCTCCCGCGAATGGGTCTTCCTTCATCCGTTGCATTTTCACCGGACGGCACGAAGGTCTTGGCAGGGGAGTATTTGCCGCGGGTGCGCAGGCATACGGAAGACGGCTGGGAGGATATCACCAACTATGACGTTCCCGCCGCCAGGCTCTGGGATGTGGTCACGGGCGGGAAGGTCGCGTTTTTCGGCCACAGAGGCAGTGTTCAGTCCGTGGCGTTCTCGGCGGACGGCACGGAGGTGCTGACCGGGTCGGAGGACAAAACAGCCAGACTTTGGGACGCGGCCACGGGCAAGGAGAAGCAATCCTTCACCGGTCACCTGGAGGAGGTCACCTGTGTCGCCTTCTCACCGGACGGGACAAAGGTGTTCACGGGCTCGCGGGACGGGGCCGCCAAACTTTGGGACGCGGCCACCGGCGCGGAACTCCGAACATTTGCCGGACACAAAGATTTTGTTCAGTCTGTGGCGTTCTCGAAGGACGGGTCAAGGATACTCGTGGGCGCGGGGAACTGGCGCGCCACACTCTGGGACGCGGCCACCGGCATGGAAATTGGCGCATCGCAGGCCTTCACCACCGATGCCAACGTGGCGGTGTTCTCGCCGGACGGCGCGTGGGTGCTCACGGGCGGCGGGTTTCCGCGCACAAGAAAGCTCACGTGGACCGGATGGGTGGACATCAGCGAAAGCACGGTCGCGACCGCCAGACTGTGGGACGCGGCCACCGGCGCGGAAATCCGCACCTTCACCGGTCCCACGGGCGGGGTGAATTCTGCGGCGTTCTCGCCGGACGGTACAAAGATAGTCACGGCGTCCAGGTCGGTGCGCACGGATGTTCGCACGGACAACGGGTGGGTGGACGCCGTAGACACCACCGCCAGGCTTTGGGACACCGCCACCGGCGCGGAACTCCACGTCCTCTCCGGTCATGCGGCGGAAATCACCTCCGTGGCGTTCTCGCCGGACGGCGCCACGGTGCTCACGGGCTCGAAAGACGGCACTGCCAGATTGTGGGATGCGGCCACCGGCGCGGAAATCCATGTGTATACCCCCCCTCCCAACAGGCCGGACGGGTACTCGGGGTGGATTAAGTTCGTGGCGTTCTCACCGGACGGAACGAAGCTGCTCACCGTGGCCGAACACGGGACCATCGTGCTTTGGGACGCCCGCCCCAAGGAACCGCGCGTATCTGAATAGGACGGAAGGGGCGTTCACAGCGCAGTTGAGCGGGCGCGCAGGGTGCGTTACCATACCCGCAGGCCATGGCATTTTAATGGAGATGCACAGAGTGGGCAGGCATGAGATTGTATCAAGGCATTGCAAATTTGCCGCGATGTGCGTTCTGGCGCTGGCATCCGTTTTTTCGGCGGCGATCGCGGAGACTGACGCCGTGGCGCCTGACTGGATTGTTCCCTTTGCCGATCGCATCCACAACGCATGGCGCGACGGCAAGCCCATGCCCCAGATCAGCGCGGCGTATCCGGACGCTTCCCTTGCTGATGCGTATCTGACGCAGAAACACTTCGTGTCCCGCATGATGGCGCCTGACGGTGTCGGGGGATTCAAAGCGGCGGGCGTGGCAAGCGCGGCGCCCGGCCACCCTCTCGTTGCCGTGATGCCCACTTCGGACATATTGCATGCAAAGGACAAGATCGTCATTGGTCTGGCTGACGACCCGCACCGCCATGTGGAGAATGAAATCGGTTACCTCTTTCACAGGCCCGTAACGGAACCACCCGCGGATGTGGACGCGTTGCGGCGGTGCGTCAAGGCCATTGTGGCAATTGTAGAGGTGCCCGGCGGCGCGGTTGAAGAACTGCAACCCGCCAATACAAACGACATTGTCGCCTGGAATATCAACGCCAAGGCCATGATCCTGGGCGATGCGCACGGGCCAAACGCCATTGATCCCGACGCTGTCAATATCACGCTCAAACGCGACGGCGAGATTATCAACACGGCGCGGGGCGATATGGCCGCCGGCGGGCAGTGGAACACCTTGCTGAAGACCGTGAACAATGTCTTACGGCAGGGTTACACCGTGCAGCCCGGCCATATCATCACCAACGGAGCATTGGGCAAAATATTGAAAGCCGCGCCGGGACATTATCATGCGGACTATGGGCCGCTCGGCATCATCGAGTTCGAGGTGCGGCAATAAACGGCG
The nucleotide sequence above comes from Candidatus Hydrogenedentota bacterium. Encoded proteins:
- a CDS encoding WD40 repeat domain-containing protein codes for the protein MRRHTEDGWEDITNYDVPAARLWDVVTGGKVAFFGHRGSVQSVAFSADGTEVLTGSEDKTARLWDAATGKEKQSFTGHLEEVTCVAFSPDGTKVFTGSRDGAAKLWDAATGAELRTFAGHKDFVQSVAFSKDGSRILVGAGNWRATLWDAATGMEIGASQAFTTDANVAVFSPDGAWVLTGGGFPRTRKLTWTGWVDISESTVATARLWDAATGAEIRTFTGPTGGVNSAAFSPDGTKIVTASRSVRTDVRTDNGWVDAVDTTARLWDTATGAELHVLSGHAAEITSVAFSPDGATVLTGSKDGTARLWDAATGAEIHVYTPPPNRPDGYSGWIKFVAFSPDGTKLLTVAEHGTIVLWDARPKEPRVSE